From Lysinibacillus sp. SGAir0095, the proteins below share one genomic window:
- a CDS encoding cytochrome c, which yields MKNNPIIPYILIMAFGIGLIFFMSLEGAGNKEEIAAEHGEEGAATEEGATATEGAGGEELVSTCIGCHGGDLTGGMGPKIAGLDAEHIVDVLANGIEGSPMTPGLKTGAEAEAIAEYISSLE from the coding sequence ATGAAAAACAATCCTATTATTCCTTATATTCTAATCATGGCATTCGGTATTGGACTTATTTTCTTTATGTCATTAGAAGGAGCAGGAAATAAAGAAGAAATCGCTGCAGAACATGGTGAAGAAGGCGCAGCTACTGAAGAAGGAGCTACAGCTACTGAAGGTGCTGGCGGTGAAGAATTAGTAAGCACATGTATCGGTTGTCACGGTGGTGACTTAACTGGTGGTATGGGTCCTAAAATTGCTGGTTTAGATGCTGAGCATATCGTTGACGTTTTAGCAAACGGTATTGAAGGTTCACCAATGACTCCTGGTTTAAAAACTGGAGCAGAGGCAGAAGCAATTGCTGAATACATTTCTTCATTAGAATAA
- the dctA gene encoding C4-dicarboxylate transporter DctA, whose amino-acid sequence MKFLKNLTVQVIIAIILGIIVGAIWPEFGASLKVLADLFIKLIKMLITPIIFLTVAIGIGAMGDMKKVGKIGGKALIYFEIVSTIALAIGIAVALLVNAGSGIPTDAANGSDVSQYTEAAANQEHGIGAFIASIIPSNFVGALANGELLPTLFAAVLFGMAAASLGERSKPVITFFEQVSEIFFKIVGMVMKFSPIGAFGAMAYTIGNFGLKSLGNLGLLMAAVYITMALFLIVILGSIAKFYGFNIFKFIAYIKDEIFLVIGTSSSESALPSMMRKLERFGCSKQVVGLVVPTGYSFNLDGTAIYLSMAALFIAQAYGVDLSWIQILTLLGILMITSKGAAGVTGSGFITLAATLAAFPMIPVEGIALLIGVDRFMSEARAVTNLIGNGVATVVVSKSEKEFDEAVNAELQQSRA is encoded by the coding sequence ATGAAATTCCTTAAGAACCTAACAGTTCAAGTTATTATTGCAATCATTTTAGGTATTATCGTTGGTGCTATTTGGCCAGAGTTTGGGGCAAGCTTAAAAGTTTTAGCGGATTTATTTATTAAATTAATTAAAATGTTAATTACGCCTATTATCTTCTTGACAGTTGCAATTGGAATCGGTGCTATGGGAGATATGAAAAAGGTTGGTAAAATTGGCGGCAAGGCTTTAATTTATTTTGAAATTGTATCGACAATTGCACTTGCTATCGGTATTGCTGTTGCCTTACTAGTTAACGCTGGTTCCGGTATTCCTACAGATGCTGCCAATGGTTCAGATGTTTCTCAGTATACAGAGGCTGCTGCAAACCAAGAGCATGGGATTGGTGCATTCATCGCAAGTATTATTCCATCAAACTTTGTTGGAGCTCTTGCAAACGGCGAATTATTACCTACTTTATTTGCTGCTGTATTATTCGGTATGGCTGCTGCTTCACTTGGTGAAAGATCAAAACCGGTTATAACTTTCTTTGAACAAGTTTCAGAGATTTTCTTTAAAATCGTAGGTATGGTAATGAAGTTCTCTCCAATTGGTGCATTTGGTGCGATGGCTTATACAATCGGTAACTTTGGTCTAAAATCTCTTGGAAACTTAGGATTATTAATGGCTGCCGTTTATATTACAATGGCATTATTCCTCATTGTAATTTTAGGCTCAATTGCAAAATTCTATGGATTTAATATCTTTAAATTTATCGCTTATATTAAGGACGAAATCTTCTTAGTAATTGGTACTTCATCATCAGAATCTGCGCTTCCATCCATGATGCGTAAATTGGAAAGATTCGGATGCTCTAAGCAAGTTGTTGGTCTGGTTGTTCCAACTGGATATTCATTCAACCTAGACGGTACAGCAATTTACTTATCTATGGCTGCATTATTCATTGCACAAGCTTATGGTGTAGACTTATCTTGGATCCAAATCTTAACTTTACTAGGTATTTTAATGATTACTTCTAAGGGAGCTGCTGGTGTAACTGGCTCAGGTTTCATCACTTTAGCTGCTACTTTAGCTGCCTTCCCAATGATTCCAGTTGAAGGGATTGCATTATTAATCGGGGTTGACCGTTTCATGTCAGAAGCTCGTGCTGTAACGAACTTAATTGGTAACGGAGTTGCTACTGTAGTTGTTTCTAAATCTGAAAAAGAATTTGACGAAGCAGTTAACGCAGAGTTACAACAATCACGTGCATAA
- a CDS encoding Nif3-like dinuclear metal center hexameric protein, translating to MKKANGHEIIHLFESWSPKKLACMENDPIGLAIGTLNKEVAKVLVTLDVNEQIADEAIAKGCQLIIAHHPPIFRKLSNIRTDTPAGKLFEKLIKNDIAVYAAHTNLDVAEDGVNDLLSDALQLENRQILEKTYHENLMKLAVFVPDDYAEKVRLALGKAGAGSIGNYDSCSFSTNGQGRFRALEGAEPFIGDIGEMEKTDEEKIEVVFTQSIKNQVLKAMLNAHPYEEPAYDLYTLAVETNVMGLGRVGTLKEPMTLERFAEYVKTQLNVPRVRVVGDTNSIVSKVAIVGGDGNKYIHTAKRSGADVFVTGDIGFHIAQDAQSLGLNIVDPGHHVEKVMIKGVAEKMDKLCMEAKLSVEFIQSELNTEPFIFI from the coding sequence ATGAAGAAAGCTAATGGGCATGAAATTATCCATCTTTTTGAAAGCTGGTCACCAAAAAAGTTAGCTTGTATGGAAAATGATCCTATTGGATTAGCAATTGGAACATTAAATAAAGAAGTTGCAAAAGTACTAGTCACACTTGATGTGAATGAACAAATCGCTGATGAGGCAATTGCAAAAGGGTGTCAATTAATTATTGCTCACCACCCACCGATTTTTAGAAAACTATCTAATATAAGAACAGATACACCAGCTGGAAAGCTATTTGAAAAATTAATTAAAAATGACATTGCAGTCTATGCTGCCCATACAAATCTAGATGTTGCAGAAGATGGCGTAAATGATTTATTGTCAGATGCTTTACAGCTTGAAAATCGCCAAATCCTTGAAAAAACCTATCATGAAAATCTTATGAAGCTCGCTGTATTTGTACCGGATGACTATGCCGAAAAAGTGCGTCTTGCACTAGGTAAGGCTGGTGCGGGAAGTATAGGGAACTATGACAGTTGCAGTTTCTCGACGAATGGGCAAGGACGTTTTAGAGCCTTAGAGGGTGCAGAGCCATTTATTGGAGACATTGGTGAAATGGAAAAAACGGATGAAGAGAAAATTGAAGTTGTTTTCACACAATCAATTAAAAATCAAGTGCTTAAAGCGATGTTAAATGCTCATCCATATGAGGAACCGGCGTATGATTTATATACATTAGCCGTTGAAACAAACGTAATGGGCCTAGGACGTGTTGGAACGTTAAAAGAGCCTATGACATTAGAGAGATTTGCAGAGTATGTTAAAACTCAATTAAATGTCCCTAGAGTACGTGTTGTAGGAGATACCAACTCGATTGTTTCTAAAGTAGCGATTGTAGGTGGAGATGGGAACAAGTACATTCATACTGCGAAACGTTCAGGTGCAGATGTATTCGTCACAGGGGATATCGGTTTTCACATTGCTCAAGACGCGCAAAGTCTTGGGTTAAACATTGTAGATCCTGGTCATCACGTAGAAAAGGTGATGATTAAGGGTGTGGCGGAAAAAATGGATAAATTATGTATGGAAGCAAAGCTTTCTGTTGAATTTATTCAATCAGAATTAAATACTGAACCTTTCATTTTTATCTAA
- a CDS encoding tRNA (adenine(22)-N(1))-methyltransferase TrmK gives MNAQKLSKRLETVASFVPTGAVVADIGSDHAYLPCYLVHNGIVTKAIAGEVVKGPFESALRQVKLEGLEKNITVRLADGLKAVEESDGVDTITIAGMGGPLIVSILENDKESLKSVTRLILQPNIHAKVIREWAIRNHWAVLDEVILKEDEKIYEVLVLQRGEMELSEQEILLGKQLMANKTNVFIEKWTKEIDNWKRILTSIERADDTTDIAKKREEVIRLIKLVEEALNNEES, from the coding sequence ATGAACGCACAAAAATTATCAAAACGGTTAGAAACAGTAGCATCCTTTGTTCCTACAGGTGCAGTTGTTGCAGATATAGGGAGTGACCATGCGTACCTACCATGCTATCTAGTACATAATGGAATCGTAACCAAAGCGATTGCAGGCGAGGTAGTAAAGGGTCCCTTTGAATCTGCACTCAGACAGGTTAAATTAGAAGGCTTAGAGAAGAATATTACTGTTCGTCTTGCTGATGGATTAAAAGCAGTTGAAGAAAGTGATGGAGTAGATACAATCACTATTGCAGGAATGGGAGGTCCATTAATTGTCTCCATCTTAGAAAACGATAAAGAATCTTTAAAATCTGTTACTCGACTCATTTTACAACCAAACATACATGCAAAGGTAATTAGAGAATGGGCGATTCGAAATCATTGGGCTGTCTTAGATGAAGTTATCTTAAAAGAAGACGAAAAAATTTATGAAGTCCTCGTGTTACAGCGTGGCGAAATGGAACTTTCAGAACAAGAGATTTTATTAGGCAAACAATTAATGGCCAATAAAACAAATGTGTTTATTGAAAAATGGACTAAAGAAATCGACAATTGGAAACGAATTCTAACTTCCATTGAACGTGCAGACGATACAACGGATATTGCCAAGAAACGGGAAGAAGTAATACGTTTAATAAAGCTTGTTGAGGAGGCTTTAAATAATGAAGAAAGCTAA
- the vrrA gene encoding VrrA/YqfQ family protein encodes MRPQSFYNQMPPSRPFNQFQGPRGNFATRPPRFPQPGMMPPPGRGPAPVPIPGAGLGTGGATPKLQTFMDTANRFLSTAQSFQPFVQQATPMFRNLPALWRLYKGFQGLPKTGGTKEQDESEEFNLDDSSEIPESFSSPERFKKPEPQVRAEKFAKPGRRGRYEEFELSESPTYTEKAKPKKAISRPSVPRIFQPPYHFDE; translated from the coding sequence ATGCGCCCTCAAAGTTTTTATAACCAAATGCCACCTAGTCGACCTTTTAATCAGTTCCAGGGACCAAGAGGCAACTTTGCAACGAGGCCACCTCGATTCCCTCAACCTGGTATGATGCCACCACCAGGTAGAGGTCCAGCCCCAGTTCCAATCCCGGGTGCGGGGCTTGGTACAGGAGGAGCTACACCAAAATTACAAACTTTTATGGATACGGCCAATCGATTTTTATCAACAGCTCAAAGCTTTCAACCATTTGTACAACAAGCAACACCTATGTTCCGTAACTTACCTGCACTTTGGAGATTATATAAAGGTTTTCAAGGTTTACCCAAGACTGGCGGTACAAAGGAACAGGATGAAAGTGAAGAATTTAACTTAGATGACAGTTCAGAAATCCCAGAAAGCTTCTCTTCCCCTGAAAGGTTCAAAAAACCCGAACCTCAAGTCAGAGCAGAAAAGTTTGCAAAACCTGGCAGGAGAGGAAGGTATGAGGAATTCGAGTTATCTGAATCACCTACTTATACTGAAAAAGCAAAACCCAAAAAAGCTATTTCACGTCCATCAGTTCCAAGAATCTTTCAGCCACCCTATCATTTTGATGAATAG
- a CDS encoding 4-hydroxy-3-methylbut-2-enyl diphosphate reductase, with product MQVIKINPRGYCYGVVDAMVIARNASLDKTLPRPIYILGMIVHNKHVTDAFEKDGIITLDGENRKEIIEQVESGTVIFTAHGVSPEIREIARKKGLVSIDATCPDVTVTHDLIREKSAEGYDIIYIGKKGHPEPEGAIGVAPNHVHLVQSAEDIDELQLDNDKLLVTNQTTMSQWDVKVAMDYLKVKYPHIQIHEEICLATQVRQEAVAEQAGKAELLIVVGDPKSNNSNRLTQVSEEIANTPSHRIADLSELKLEWLEGIQTVAVTAGASTPTPIVKEVITFLEKFDHEDPTTHEIKRTVTIDKILPKIKEPKPVEKIMPY from the coding sequence ATGCAAGTCATTAAAATAAATCCAAGAGGCTATTGTTATGGTGTAGTGGATGCAATGGTCATTGCACGAAATGCCTCATTAGATAAAACATTACCAAGACCAATATATATATTAGGTATGATTGTTCACAATAAACATGTAACGGATGCTTTCGAGAAAGACGGGATCATTACATTGGATGGTGAAAACCGTAAAGAAATAATTGAACAAGTTGAATCGGGTACTGTAATTTTCACAGCACATGGTGTATCACCTGAGATTCGAGAGATTGCTAGAAAAAAAGGACTTGTTTCAATAGATGCTACATGTCCTGATGTGACTGTGACACATGATCTTATTCGCGAAAAGTCCGCTGAAGGCTATGATATTATCTATATCGGTAAAAAAGGACATCCTGAGCCGGAAGGGGCAATTGGTGTTGCGCCAAATCACGTCCACTTAGTGCAAAGCGCAGAAGATATCGACGAACTGCAATTAGATAATGATAAATTGCTTGTAACAAACCAAACAACTATGAGTCAATGGGATGTTAAAGTTGCAATGGATTATCTAAAAGTAAAATATCCACATATTCAAATCCATGAAGAAATTTGTCTTGCTACTCAAGTTCGTCAAGAAGCAGTTGCAGAACAAGCAGGTAAAGCTGAATTACTTATTGTTGTTGGAGATCCGAAGTCAAATAACTCAAATCGCTTAACACAAGTGTCCGAGGAAATTGCCAATACACCTTCACACCGTATTGCAGACCTATCAGAATTAAAGCTTGAATGGTTAGAGGGAATTCAGACTGTTGCAGTGACAGCTGGTGCTTCTACACCGACACCTATTGTGAAAGAAGTTATTACATTCCTTGAGAAATTTGATCACGAAGACCCTACAACTCATGAAATTAAACGAACAGTTACTATAGATAAAATTCTACCGAAAATTAAAGAACCAAAACCGGTAGAAAAAATTATGCCATATTAA
- a CDS encoding sensor histidine kinase: MLFRKLSMNKKIMMLTFFIIVFSFLIAGTFVIGSLLKEKEENIGQEAMLVARTVANLPEIKTLLQSNDFKFASSTINEMVEEIRFINQADYIVIMDTNRVKYSHPSIKEIGEVSKSSDMDAAFVEHYYLSKANGENGTTIRAFVPIMDEYNNQVGVALVGFLLPSPLQIFTDYQSEILITIAISVLFSMWGAHTLGRHIKKQMFGLEPHEISKMYVERTETFNSMHEGIIAVDKDLNITIFNKKASEILGVEGEPSYYLGKNIYEVLPDTRLPEIVLTGKPVYDQEIYVNERSILSNRIPILVNGNKVGAVAVFKDLTAFKQLAEELTGVKAFVQALRVQTHEYKNKLHTISGLIHLGHIKQALEYLSQVQDEHDNVTKFLNERIYNENISGLLLSKISRGKELGIKVNLDKESKFTKFPDKLDHHDFVVLFGNLIENAFDSLIGVNRQDKEITISIDDNDGILAILVSDNGIGMTEDIQSRIFESGFSTKENEGRGIGLYLVNEIVQKGNGTIEVSSEVNKGTTFIITFEF, translated from the coding sequence ATGCTGTTCAGAAAATTATCGATGAATAAGAAAATAATGATGTTGACTTTTTTCATTATTGTCTTTTCTTTTTTAATCGCAGGTACCTTTGTCATCGGAAGTTTATTAAAAGAAAAAGAGGAAAACATCGGTCAAGAAGCGATGCTGGTAGCACGTACTGTTGCTAATTTACCAGAGATAAAAACCTTGCTGCAAAGCAATGATTTTAAATTTGCATCGTCTACAATAAATGAGATGGTTGAAGAAATCCGGTTTATCAATCAAGCAGATTATATCGTGATAATGGATACGAATCGTGTAAAGTACTCCCATCCATCAATCAAGGAAATTGGGGAAGTTAGTAAATCATCAGATATGGACGCTGCTTTTGTCGAGCATTATTATTTATCGAAAGCAAATGGTGAAAATGGGACAACCATTCGAGCATTTGTACCGATTATGGATGAGTATAACAACCAAGTGGGGGTAGCTCTTGTTGGTTTTCTATTACCTTCACCTCTTCAGATTTTTACTGATTACCAAAGTGAAATTTTGATTACGATTGCTATTTCTGTACTATTTAGTATGTGGGGAGCTCATACCCTAGGAAGACATATTAAAAAGCAAATGTTCGGTTTAGAGCCACACGAGATTTCAAAAATGTATGTTGAAAGAACAGAAACTTTTAATTCAATGCATGAAGGGATTATTGCTGTTGATAAGGACTTGAATATTACCATCTTTAATAAGAAAGCAAGTGAAATATTAGGTGTAGAGGGGGAGCCCTCCTATTATTTAGGCAAAAATATATATGAGGTATTACCGGACACTAGGTTACCTGAAATTGTTCTGACAGGTAAACCAGTATATGATCAAGAAATATATGTGAATGAACGCAGTATATTAAGTAATCGTATTCCAATACTTGTAAATGGCAATAAGGTGGGGGCTGTAGCTGTTTTTAAAGATTTAACGGCCTTTAAACAATTAGCTGAGGAGCTTACAGGAGTAAAAGCTTTTGTACAGGCTTTGAGAGTGCAAACCCATGAATATAAAAACAAGTTGCATACCATTTCGGGACTTATTCATTTAGGGCATATTAAACAGGCATTAGAATATTTATCCCAGGTTCAAGATGAACATGACAATGTAACAAAATTTCTGAATGAACGTATTTACAATGAAAATATTTCAGGCTTATTATTAAGTAAAATAAGCCGTGGCAAAGAACTAGGAATAAAGGTAAATCTTGATAAGGAAAGTAAATTTACAAAATTTCCTGATAAACTGGATCATCATGACTTTGTTGTATTATTCGGAAATTTAATCGAAAATGCTTTTGATTCATTAATTGGCGTTAATCGTCAAGATAAGGAAATTACGATTTCAATTGATGATAATGATGGAATTCTCGCGATTTTAGTAAGCGATAATGGAATCGGAATGACAGAGGATATACAATCTCGCATTTTTGAAAGTGGATTTTCTACAAAGGAAAATGAAGGTCGTGGAATCGGTTTATACTTAGTAAATGAAATCGTACAAAAAGGAAATGGTACAATTGAGGTATCAAGTGAAGTAAACAAAGGGACAACATTTATAATTACTTTTGAATTTTAA
- a CDS encoding response regulator: MDTIKVILVEDDPMVREVNRQFIERVQGFKVISMCSNGVEGYNQIEELSPHLVIMDIFMPEQDGLITLRKIRNANLPVDVITVTAANDMQTIQQILHLGVYDYIMKPFTFERIQQTLFNYYNFKLKTFEVQDITQKELDEMIRPYRELEESMGNEPTLLTELPKGFNRTTLDKVLHFVKASRDGVSADEVAAAIGVARVTARRYLDFLEKQNFINVDVHYGGIGRPINHYFV; this comes from the coding sequence TTGGATACGATTAAAGTGATACTCGTAGAAGATGACCCAATGGTAAGGGAAGTAAATCGACAGTTTATCGAACGTGTGCAAGGTTTTAAAGTAATCTCCATGTGCAGCAATGGAGTAGAAGGATATAACCAGATAGAGGAGCTTAGTCCTCATTTAGTTATCATGGATATCTTTATGCCAGAACAAGATGGACTAATTACTCTTAGAAAAATACGTAACGCCAATTTACCTGTTGATGTGATTACAGTTACTGCAGCAAATGATATGCAAACTATTCAACAAATTTTACATTTAGGTGTATATGACTATATTATGAAGCCATTTACATTTGAAAGAATACAGCAAACATTATTTAATTATTATAATTTTAAATTGAAGACCTTCGAGGTTCAAGATATCACACAAAAGGAATTGGATGAGATGATTCGTCCATATCGTGAGTTAGAAGAATCAATGGGAAATGAACCTACATTATTAACCGAATTACCAAAAGGATTTAATCGTACGACTTTGGATAAAGTACTTCACTTCGTAAAAGCTTCCAGAGATGGTGTATCCGCTGATGAAGTTGCAGCAGCAATTGGAGTTGCGAGGGTAACAGCAAGAAGGTATTTAGACTTTTTGGAAAAACAGAACTTTATCAATGTGGATGTTCATTATGGCGGTATAGGCAGACCTATAAATCATTATTTTGTTTAG
- a CDS encoding DctP family TRAP transporter solute-binding subunit produces the protein MKYFLTGSFITIIILIALFSYRQNIFSTTLPYDDEQQGLNEQITIHFSHVVAENTPKGIAAEKFKALVEEKSDGKVVVQIYPNGMLYNDENELEALRENKIQMIAPTISKMTKTLPNWQVLDLPFIIEDNKQLKKVLQGETSKSLLQELDSINVKGLTFWNNGFKQIASTSPIIEVEQFKGKRVRMMTSDILHEQFMLLDAKPIATTFGDLYSGLKQNLVDAQENTISNIYSKQFHTMENHITLSNHGILAYSVIMNETFWNSLDVEIQNIITDSLDQMQNWQFERAEQFNVENLSYLKGNSNVKIYDLDDLTKKKWEEKLLPIYSHYEKNINDHYLDDLLNEIKQID, from the coding sequence ATGAAATACTTTCTAACTGGTTCATTCATTACCATCATTATCTTAATCGCACTATTTAGCTACCGTCAAAATATTTTTTCAACTACCCTACCCTATGATGATGAACAACAGGGGTTAAATGAACAAATCACCATTCATTTTAGTCATGTAGTTGCCGAGAATACACCTAAAGGGATTGCAGCTGAAAAATTTAAAGCGCTAGTAGAAGAAAAAAGCGATGGGAAAGTGGTCGTTCAGATTTACCCGAATGGTATGTTATATAATGATGAAAATGAATTGGAAGCACTCCGGGAAAATAAAATCCAGATGATTGCTCCTACAATATCTAAGATGACAAAGACATTACCAAATTGGCAGGTACTAGATCTTCCCTTCATTATAGAAGATAATAAACAGTTAAAAAAGGTCTTGCAAGGTGAGACTAGTAAATCGCTCCTGCAAGAGCTGGATAGTATCAATGTCAAGGGATTGACGTTCTGGAATAATGGCTTCAAACAAATAGCATCCACTTCGCCAATAATAGAAGTGGAGCAATTTAAAGGTAAACGTGTAAGGATGATGACTAGTGATATTTTGCATGAACAATTTATGCTACTAGATGCTAAACCTATTGCTACTACATTCGGTGACCTATATTCTGGCTTAAAACAAAACCTTGTGGATGCACAGGAGAATACCATTTCGAATATCTACTCAAAACAATTTCATACCATGGAAAATCACATCACTCTTTCGAATCATGGTATCCTGGCCTATTCCGTGATAATGAATGAAACTTTTTGGAATAGCCTTGATGTAGAAATTCAAAATATCATTACCGATTCACTTGACCAAATGCAAAACTGGCAATTCGAACGTGCTGAACAATTTAATGTTGAAAACTTATCGTATTTAAAAGGAAATTCAAACGTCAAAATTTATGATTTAGATGACCTGACTAAAAAGAAATGGGAAGAAAAATTACTTCCAATTTACTCTCATTACGAAAAAAACATCAATGATCATTATTTGGATGATCTCTTAAATGAAATAAAACAGATAGATTAA
- a CDS encoding DEAD/DEAH box helicase — protein MSKYSDYDFKPFLKEAIAKLGFEEPTPIQKEMIPLILRGKSAIGQAHTGTGKTHSFLLPIVQRVNEEKQEVQAVITSPTRELAQQIFDALGELIEETEIQAKLFIGGTDKQRSIDKLKNQPQIVVGTPGRIRDLVKEGALLVHTAPILVVDEADLAFDMGFIEEIDGFASHMPEKLEMFVFSATIPEKLQPFLKKYMEAPVHIHMNDKRPVAEGIDFVLVPVRSKSKNRRLIEVMEAINPYLAVIFCNTRKNAEAVAGFLAEQGTRVGQIHGDLSPRDRKKMMKQIRDLEFQYIVATDLAARGIDIQGISHVINYEIPEDLEFFIHRVGRTARAGNKGTAITLFEPEDEDAVVRVEKMGIPFVQKDVKNGEWIELKERHARANRAKHENEIDAIAKSKVRKPKKVKPGYKRNMRWEMEKIKKKERRKKNRQK, from the coding sequence ATGTCGAAGTACTCAGATTATGATTTTAAGCCATTTTTAAAAGAAGCAATTGCAAAACTTGGCTTTGAAGAACCAACACCGATTCAAAAGGAAATGATCCCTCTTATTCTAAGAGGGAAAAGTGCGATTGGACAAGCGCATACAGGGACAGGGAAAACACATAGTTTTCTATTACCGATTGTTCAACGCGTAAATGAAGAGAAGCAAGAAGTTCAAGCAGTAATCACTTCTCCAACAAGAGAGCTTGCTCAACAAATTTTCGATGCGTTAGGCGAGTTAATCGAAGAAACGGAAATACAAGCAAAATTGTTTATTGGTGGAACCGATAAACAAAGATCAATCGATAAATTAAAAAATCAGCCGCAGATTGTGGTAGGGACACCTGGTCGAATTCGTGATTTAGTAAAAGAAGGTGCTTTACTTGTCCATACTGCACCAATTTTAGTAGTTGATGAAGCTGACCTAGCTTTTGATATGGGATTCATCGAAGAAATTGATGGTTTTGCATCCCATATGCCAGAAAAGCTAGAAATGTTTGTCTTCTCTGCAACCATTCCTGAAAAATTACAACCGTTCTTAAAAAAATATATGGAAGCTCCTGTCCATATTCATATGAATGATAAGCGACCTGTGGCTGAAGGGATCGATTTCGTATTAGTGCCAGTTCGTTCCAAATCAAAAAATCGCCGTTTAATTGAAGTGATGGAAGCCATTAATCCATATCTAGCCGTTATTTTCTGTAATACAAGAAAAAATGCTGAGGCTGTAGCAGGATTCCTAGCGGAGCAAGGTACTCGTGTTGGACAAATACATGGGGATTTAAGTCCTCGTGATCGAAAAAAAATGATGAAACAAATTCGTGACCTAGAATTCCAATATATCGTAGCGACGGATTTAGCAGCACGTGGTATTGATATTCAAGGAATCTCCCATGTGATCAATTATGAAATTCCCGAAGACCTGGAATTCTTTATCCACCGCGTGGGTCGAACTGCTCGAGCTGGTAATAAAGGAACGGCTATTACTTTGTTTGAGCCAGAAGATGAAGATGCAGTAGTACGTGTAGAAAAAATGGGCATTCCTTTCGTTCAAAAAGATGTGAAAAACGGAGAATGGATTGAACTAAAAGAACGTCATGCAAGAGCGAACCGTGCGAAACATGAAAATGAAATTGACGCCATTGCAAAATCAAAGGTACGTAAGCCGAAAAAAGTTAAACCAGGCTACAAACGCAATATGCGTTGGGAAATGGAAAAAATTAAAAAGAAAGAAAGACGAAAGAAGAATCGTCAAAAATAA